The proteins below come from a single Vicia villosa cultivar HV-30 ecotype Madison, WI unplaced genomic scaffold, Vvil1.0 ctg.003976F_1_1, whole genome shotgun sequence genomic window:
- the LOC131641697 gene encoding putative pentatricopeptide repeat-containing protein At1g68930, translating to MSLSHSSSNHLCALLKLCCETRNFTNAKSLHSHIIKTFPNPETFLLNNLIASYAKLNSITYARRVFDQIPHPNLYSWNTILSAYSKLGFVPEMEYMFNKMPTRDGVSWNSIISGYAGCGSVYQSVKAYNLMLKEGSFNLNRITFSTLLILASKRGCVKFGRQIHGHVVKFGFMTYVFVGSPLVDMYSKMGLIVCARKVFDELPEKNVVMYNTLITGLMRCGRVEDSKRLFFDMRKRDSISWTSMITGFTQNGLDKEAVDLFRDMIFEKMEMDQYTFGSVLTACGGVAALREGKQIHGYIIRTDYKDNIFVASALVDMYCKCKNIKSAETVFKKMTCKNVVSWTAMLVGYGQNGYSEEAVKTFSDMQKHGIEPDDFTFGSVISSCANLASLEEGAQFHARALISGLISFITVSNALVTLYGKCGSVEDSHKLFSEMSFRDEVTWTALVSGYAQFGKANETIRLFESMLAHGLKPDKVTFIGVLSACSRGGLVEKGNQIFESMIKKHGIVPIQDHYTCMIDLFSRSGRLEEAKTFINNMPFSPDAIGWATLLSSCRFYGNMEIGKWAAEFLMELDPHNTASYVLLSSVYAAKGKWEEVARLRKGMRDKGLRKEPGCSWIKYKNQVHIFSADDKSNPFSDQIYSELEKLNYKMIKEGYVPDMNSVLHDVEDSEKIKMLNHHSEKLAIAFGLLFIPPGLPIRVVKNLRVCGDCHNATKYISKITQREILVRDAARFHLFKDGTCSCGDFW from the coding sequence aTGTCACTATCACACTCTTCTTCTAACCACTTATGCGCATTACTCAAACTTTGCTGCGAAACCCGCAACTTCACCAATGCAAAAAGTCTCCATTCTCACATCATCAAAACCTTTCCAAACCCAGAAACCTTTCTCTTAAACAATCTCATCGCCTCCTATGCGAAACTCAACTCCATCACGTATGCCCGCAGGGTGTTCGATCAAATACCTCACCCGAATCTATACTCCTGGAACACCATTCTCTCGGCTTATTCCAAATTGGGCTTCGTTCCTGAGATGGAATACATGTTTAATAAAATGCCAACACGAGATGGGGTGTCGTGGAATTCGATAATCTCGGGCTATGCTGGTTGTGGCTCTGTTTATCAGTCTGTAAAGGCTTATAATTTGATGTTGAAGGAAGGTTCGTTTAATTTGAATCGGATTACGTTCTCGACTTTGCTTATACTTGCATCGAAAAGAGGCTGTGTTAAATTCGGTAGGCAGATTCATGGACATGTAGTGAAGTTTGGTTTTATGACGTATGTTTTTGTTGGGAGTCCTTTGGTGGATATGTACTCGAAGATGGGGTTGATAGTTTGTGCAAGGAAGGTTTTTGATGAGTTGCCTGAGAAGAATGTTGTTATGTATAATACTTTGATAACGGGACTGATGCGATGCGGTAGGGTTGAGGATTCGAAGAGACTGTTTTTTGATATGCGGAAAAGGGATTCGATTTCGTGGACATCGATGATTACGGGGTTTACTCAAAATGGGTTGGACAAAGAAGCGGTTGATTTGTTTAGAGATATGATATTTGAAAAGATGGAGATGGATCAGTATACATTTGGAAGTGTTTTAACTGCTTGTGGTGGTGTCGCGGCTTTACGAGAAGGAAAGCAGATTCATGGTTATATTATTAGGACTGATTATAAGGATAACATATTTGTTGCTAGCGCCCTTGTTGACATGTATTGCAAGTGTAAGAATataaaatcagcagagacagttTTCAAAAAGATGACTTGCAAGAATGTTGTATCTTGGACTGCAATGTTAGTGGGTTACGGACAAAATGGTTATAGTGAAGAAGCTGTTAAAACTTTTAGTGATATGCAAAAACATGGGATTGAGCCAGATGATTTCACCTTTGGAAGTGTAATTAGCTCATGTGCAAACCTTGCCAGCCTTGAAGAGGGTGCCCAATTCCATGCTAGAGCTCTCATTTCTGGCCTAATTTCTTTTATTACTGTTTCCAATGCTCTTGTTACATTATATGGTAAATGTGGAAGCGTTGAAGACTCCCATAAACTTTTTAGTGAAATGAGCTTCAGAGATGAAGTCACATGGACTGCACTTGTTTCTGGATATGCTCAGTTTGGTAAAGCCAACGAAACAATCAGGTTGTTTGAAAGCATGTTAGCGCATGGTTTAAAACCTGACAAGGTTACATTTATTGGGGTTCTTTCAGCTTGCAGTAGAGGAGGATTAGTGGAAAAAGGAAATCAAATATTCGAATCGATGATTAAGAAACATGGGATTGTACCGATTCAAGATCATTACACCTGCATGATTGATCTCTTCAGTCGATCTGGGAGGTTAGAAGAAGCGAAGACTTTTATAAACAATATGCCTTTCAGTCCTGATGCAATTGGTTGGGCAACATTGTTGAGTTCATGTAGATTCTACGGGAACATGGAAATTGGCAAGTGGGCAGCTGAGTTTCTTATGGAATTAGATCCACATAACACTGCTAGCTACGTCTTACTTTCAAGCGTCTATGCTGCTAAAGGAAAATGGGAGGAAGTTGCCAGATTAAGAAAAGGCATGAGAGATAAGGGTCTCAGAAAGGAACCGGGATGCAGCTGGATCAAATACAAGAACCAAGTGCACATTTTCTCTGCCGATGATAAGTCAAATCCATTTTCAGATCAAATTTATTCTGAGCTTGAAAAGTTGAACTACAAAATGATCAAAGAGGGTTATGTGCCTGATATGAATTCTGTTCTGCATGATGTTGAGGATTCAGAGAAAATAAAGATGCTAAATCACCATAGTGAAAAGCTTGCAATTGCCTTTGGATTGTTATTTATTCCTCCTGGTCTGCCCATACGAGTAGTGAAAAATCTGAGGGTTTGTGGGGATTGCCACAATGCAACTAAATATATATCTAAGATCACCCAAAGAGAGATTCTTGTAAGAGATGCAGCCCGGTTCCAC